The Rubidibacter lacunae KORDI 51-2 genome segment CCCTAGCTAGTTTCTAGCGTACTGAGAGGAGTCTTTGCATTCCGGTGCAGAATTAATTTTCTAGGAGGTCACACCTGCCCAGGCTTGGGCCTGCTTTTACCCAAACCCTTCTCCCTCTGTAGTTGAAGAAAACCTTGAAACGCCTCAAGTTTTGTCTTGGCTGTAGGCAACATTTTTAAAGGTGACGCAGTTATTGGCGGGATTATAGAGGGTGTAGGTTGCCTGTCTCGGAGTTCGTCCAACAGCCCCAGTGCCAACAACGCGGCGGGCTGTTTTCCCCTCTTGCTGCTGCTCCTGCTTCCCGCCCAGAGTGGTGACTGTAGAGCGGAGTTTGCTGGGGGTTACCCAACATTCAAAGGCCAGCCCCGATCGCCCACAGAATAGGTTGTTGGCATCTGCACGGATGAGGCGATCGCACAACTGAACCGCGGGTGTGTTCGGTGTGAGTTCATCAGCATAACTCACTGTACTTCCATGAATCATTAAGCAGTCTAACTCGTGAAAGCCAAAGTGATGCGAACGCAACCACCCCACCGACTCACGCGATACCGATTCCCACAGGTGCTTGACCCCATCGCCACCAAATTCTGCCATCAACTCGGGAGCATCAGGCGAGCTACTAAGCCCGTGCAAGCTAAAGCATTGCTCTTCCCACCAACCGATGCAAACCTGAGGTTCTAGTTCTCCCGAGCGGGGCGATCGCAATCGCTCGATCGTCGCCTCATTATTTCCCTTTAGCCCTACTACATCTCCTATGATGTATAGATCGGTGACCGGGCTGCGCTGCCGTCGAATATCCTGCAATACCGCTTCATAGGCTACTAAATTGCCCTCAATACCACTCAAAATTGCCCATTTCATTAGCCTGCTTCCTCGAAAGCAACTAGATTATCTCAGACTTTTAGCAACGGAAGGGGTATGGAAAAACAGAGTTTTCATGTCCCTAAATGCTAATCTTCATGCCCTCAATCCGCCCTCACGCTCGAACTTGGCGAACTTGCTTATTCTTGCCCTGATGCACAATCCTCAATTGAGTTGCTTTTCAACCATTCCGACTGGTCAACCGGACGGTGATTCGCTGCTATTTTAACCCGATCCATCAGCTTTAAACGGCCCGACAGCAGCGCAACTTTACAAGAGTGAATGATACATTCGCGATTGGCTTTCGGTAGTTGAGATGGAAGTAGCCGATCGACAGGATGAATTGGTTTGCCAGCAAAAAAGGTGATGGATAGATGTAAGCACCATCTTATAAACAACTCATCATAGATTTGACCTGCGAGGCTTACTCAGGCTTCTGAATCGTTCGTTCCAACTGACGCCGTTTCGCCCTGGGGTCAATGCCTAACAATCGCACATAGTCGCCGGGACGATCCGCTAAAAACTGCTCCACCTGGTTGAGTACCCGGGCTTCATGATCACTAGCAATTGTAGGACCGCTCTGCCATGAGCCTGCTTTAAAACGGCGGGCATCGGCAAATTCCAGACCAATGTGGTGTCCTAAGCGGAGTTGTTGCTCGATAACATCGACGATGTCTGCTCTCAAAGAGCGAGCCATCGGGCCTTTTAGAGGCATCGATTGGAAACCCTTAGTGGATGAGGAATCCTGCGAAGCCGTGACGCAGGCAATGTCGTTCGCGCAGCGGTACCCAGCTCGCAGGGACTGGTTGATTTCGACCACATGATGAGAAAAAGTGCGATCGCTCTCATTGGCATC includes the following:
- a CDS encoding metallophosphoesterase family protein, encoding MKWAILSGIEGNLVAYEAVLQDIRRQRSPVTDLYIIGDVVGLKGNNEATIERLRSPRSGELEPQVCIGWWEEQCFSLHGLSSSPDAPELMAEFGGDGVKHLWESVSRESVGWLRSHHFGFHELDCLMIHGSTVSYADELTPNTPAVQLCDRLIRADANNLFCGRSGLAFECWVTPSKLRSTVTTLGGKQEQQQEGKTARRVVGTGAVGRTPRQATYTLYNPANNCVTFKNVAYSQDKT